The Pirellulales bacterium genome includes a window with the following:
- a CDS encoding CvpA family protein gives MEFYDLFMLGILAFTAMYGYWKGLAWQVAAVASLTVSYFVSLRFSEPLAGTGWFGDSAPANRFLAMLALYVITGAAIWLGFRVVRETIQQIKLRDFDRQLGALVGAAKGVFICVAVTFFVVTLLPEYRPYVLGTRSGRAIGSLLAQAESVLPPELQQMLAPYLGPLDEALRQRVATSSQPNSVPSTPSNQPLNSLSTPPQPPTIDTRWPQFDPYGWPNSLWNGGTSSSQPNNPATQPATPGQPTQPIWPNPAGGAGRSNGAGGGGGGSPLQPLPSNGSWPPQTPTGSFPSLLPAGETRPPFSSDPRLAPLPDPRVVPTSANESPGFSSRLP, from the coding sequence ATGGAATTTTACGACTTGTTCATGCTGGGGATTTTGGCCTTTACCGCCATGTATGGCTACTGGAAAGGGCTAGCCTGGCAAGTGGCGGCGGTCGCGTCGTTGACGGTCAGCTACTTTGTCTCGTTACGGTTTAGCGAACCGCTGGCCGGGACCGGCTGGTTTGGCGATTCCGCCCCGGCCAATCGCTTTTTGGCCATGCTGGCCCTGTATGTTATCACCGGCGCCGCGATCTGGTTGGGCTTTCGCGTTGTCCGCGAAACCATCCAGCAAATTAAACTGCGCGATTTTGATCGCCAGTTGGGGGCGCTGGTCGGCGCGGCCAAAGGGGTGTTTATCTGCGTGGCAGTCACTTTTTTTGTGGTGACGCTCTTGCCCGAGTATCGCCCGTATGTCCTGGGGACGCGTTCCGGTCGGGCGATTGGCAGCCTCTTGGCCCAGGCCGAAAGCGTGCTCCCCCCCGAACTTCAGCAAATGTTGGCCCCGTACCTGGGTCCCCTGGACGAGGCGTTGCGCCAGCGGGTGGCCACCTCCAGCCAACCAAATTCCGTCCCCTCCACGCCGTCGAATCAGCCCCTGAATTCCCTTTCCACGCCGCCGCAACCGCCGACGATCGACACTCGCTGGCCGCAATTCGACCCTTATGGCTGGCCAAATTCGCTCTGGAATGGCGGAACCTCATCCTCGCAGCCAAATAACCCCGCGACGCAGCCCGCAACACCCGGTCAACCGACTCAACCGATCTGGCCGAATCCGGCCGGCGGCGCAGGCCGATCCAACGGAGCAGGGGGGGGTGGCGGGGGTTCACCGCTGCAACCGCTCCCCAGTAATGGCAGTTGGCCCCCACAGACACCCACCGGGTCGTTCCCCTCGTTGCTTCCAGCCGGGGAGACCAGGCCGCCGTTTTCCAGCGACCCCCGGTTAGCCCCCCTGCCAGATCCACGAGTCGTGCCGACGTCCGCAAACGAGTCACCGGGGTTTAGTTCGCGGCTGCCATGA
- a CDS encoding metal-dependent hydrolase, translating into MADFQSHITTSTVVGIAGGLAANAFYDVPAPTCVLAGGMCSAAGMLPDLDSESGVPLRESIAFAAAVIPLVLIERFAKLGWSLEVMILAGAAVYLFIRFGVAELIKNFTVHRGMFHSIPALLISGQLTFLIYDNENVFYRLFVAGAVMAGYASHLLLDEFWSMEFGYGLPQFKRSFGTATKFLSGSFRGNLVVYSLVFGLGYLVTQETGWRECVSPWLNGQVSLAQERVQFRTRLGNWRERFFENQYGGIPANAADHAEQRQQAYAAGQNSALPNFTQPNLTQPQSAATHPAPPALQSSPANAGGTNNSLGHNLGGIAIPQPPPQEPISSTWPQVADAMSPPAAVPHPWVTEPGAPLQPHSWPTSAIPVAHQPPPNFTVMQPNFPTLAPPVKIQEPIATTPRAPQLTAIPTGWPKDAGNAFTKENAPNFAGTPSTSQLRPLDDISASREISQPASSSAWPTLGNGSPPLANASPAAGNFSATPREFAIGQNTGTQPSSPRPLMSQPATPNLEFLHGPEGSPTARQIGSEIYDYFPTLRQWPTQPITNYKLQITN; encoded by the coding sequence ATGGCGGATTTTCAATCCCATATTACGACCAGCACGGTGGTGGGAATCGCCGGCGGGTTGGCGGCCAATGCCTTTTATGACGTTCCCGCTCCGACCTGTGTTTTGGCGGGGGGGATGTGTAGTGCGGCGGGGATGCTGCCCGATCTGGATAGCGAGTCTGGCGTCCCCCTGCGCGAAAGCATCGCCTTTGCCGCGGCGGTGATTCCGCTGGTCCTGATTGAACGCTTTGCCAAATTGGGCTGGTCGCTAGAGGTCATGATCCTGGCGGGGGCGGCGGTCTATCTGTTTATCCGTTTTGGCGTGGCGGAACTGATCAAGAACTTTACCGTGCACCGCGGCATGTTTCACAGCATCCCGGCGCTGTTAATTAGCGGACAGTTGACGTTTCTGATCTACGATAACGAAAACGTCTTTTACCGGCTGTTCGTGGCGGGGGCGGTCATGGCCGGGTATGCCTCGCACTTGCTGCTCGACGAATTTTGGAGTATGGAATTTGGCTATGGCCTGCCGCAATTTAAGCGGAGCTTTGGGACGGCAACCAAATTCCTCAGCGGCTCTTTTCGCGGCAATTTAGTTGTCTATAGCCTGGTCTTTGGATTGGGGTACCTGGTCACGCAAGAAACCGGCTGGCGCGAATGCGTTTCTCCCTGGCTCAATGGGCAGGTGTCGCTGGCCCAGGAACGGGTGCAGTTTCGGACTCGATTGGGCAATTGGCGAGAACGTTTTTTTGAAAATCAATATGGGGGCATTCCCGCAAACGCGGCCGATCACGCGGAACAACGCCAACAGGCCTATGCCGCGGGGCAAAATTCCGCTTTGCCCAACTTTACCCAGCCTAATTTGACGCAGCCCCAGTCTGCGGCCACCCACCCTGCCCCGCCGGCGCTACAATCGTCGCCTGCCAATGCGGGCGGCACTAATAATTCCCTCGGCCACAATCTGGGGGGGATTGCCATCCCTCAACCTCCACCGCAGGAACCCATCTCCAGCACTTGGCCCCAAGTGGCCGACGCCATGTCGCCCCCAGCGGCGGTGCCGCACCCATGGGTGACAGAACCGGGGGCCCCGTTGCAGCCGCACAGTTGGCCGACTTCCGCGATTCCCGTCGCGCACCAGCCACCCCCCAACTTTACCGTGATGCAGCCAAATTTTCCGACGTTGGCGCCTCCGGTAAAAATTCAAGAGCCAATTGCCACCACCCCCCGCGCGCCGCAGTTAACAGCTATTCCCACGGGTTGGCCAAAAGACGCGGGAAATGCGTTTACCAAGGAGAATGCCCCCAACTTTGCGGGAACTCCTTCAACCAGTCAGTTAAGACCCCTAGATGACATATCAGCATCACGGGAGATCAGCCAACCCGCCAGTAGTTCCGCCTGGCCCACGTTGGGAAATGGCTCCCCTCCCCTGGCCAATGCGTCGCCAGCGGCGGGCAATTTTTCGGCCACTCCGCGGGAATTTGCCATAGGGCAAAACACCGGCACGCAGCCTTCATCACCGCGTCCCTTGATGTCCCAGCCCGCCACGCCCAATCTCGAATTTTTGCATGGGCCAGAGGGTTCACCGACTGCCCGGCAGATTGGCTCGGAAATTTATGATTACTTTCCGACGCTAAGGCAATGGCCGACGCAGCCAATTACAAATTACAAATTACAAATTACGAATTGA
- a CDS encoding ADP-ribosylglycohydrolase family protein, whose protein sequence is MNKPHASIEGCLFGTAVGDALGLPYEGLSSARAIKLLGLPTHYRFCFGKGMISDDTEHTVMMATSMLATWDKLKEAGTDELLEYFATCLKAWILGVPTGVGLATLRACLKLLVGVNPQRSGVFSAGNGPAMRAAIIGACCENYKQIQAIVKSSTSITHTDPKAEYGALAIAFAAWHAKTHNNISFDDYLRHLVQYLPDDPVAKQLISLLQQARSSQLQNQSTSEFATALGCQHGVSGYVFHTVPVAIHAWICYPGDYRSAVTAVIRCGGDTDTTAAIVGGIVGSACGKAGIPAEWLLHLSDWPITHSWMNDLAQQLAAKVQGQKAMSVRMPMIWCFYPRNFLFLCIVLMHGFRRLFPPY, encoded by the coding sequence ATGAATAAACCGCACGCTAGCATTGAAGGTTGTCTTTTCGGCACTGCCGTCGGCGATGCGTTGGGACTGCCTTACGAAGGTTTATCCTCCGCCAGAGCAATTAAACTATTGGGCTTACCGACACATTATCGGTTTTGTTTTGGTAAAGGAATGATATCCGATGACACCGAACATACGGTCATGATGGCGACTTCCATGCTTGCCACTTGGGATAAGCTTAAAGAGGCTGGAACAGACGAACTTTTAGAATACTTTGCCACATGTTTAAAAGCTTGGATTTTAGGGGTGCCCACAGGAGTGGGGTTGGCGACCTTGCGAGCGTGCTTGAAACTATTAGTCGGAGTAAATCCCCAGCGAAGCGGGGTTTTTTCCGCGGGAAACGGTCCCGCCATGCGAGCCGCGATTATTGGGGCATGTTGCGAGAATTACAAGCAAATTCAAGCAATTGTCAAATCCTCCACGTCCATTACGCACACTGATCCTAAAGCGGAATATGGCGCGCTTGCGATTGCTTTTGCGGCATGGCATGCTAAAACTCACAACAATATTTCCTTTGATGACTATTTACGGCATTTGGTCCAGTATTTACCCGATGATCCCGTCGCAAAGCAGTTGATTTCTCTTTTACAGCAAGCGCGAAGTTCACAACTTCAGAATCAATCCACGAGTGAATTTGCGACTGCGTTGGGCTGTCAACACGGTGTTTCTGGATATGTATTTCACACAGTTCCCGTGGCCATTCACGCTTGGATCTGTTATCCCGGGGATTATCGCTCTGCCGTGACAGCCGTCATCCGTTGTGGGGGTGACACCGATACCACAGCCGCAATTGTGGGAGGAATTGTGGGGAGCGCTTGTGGTAAGGCTGGAATACCCGCTGAATGGTTATTGCATCTATCGGATTGGCCAATCACACACTCTTGGATGAATGATTTAGCACAACAATTAGCGGCTAAAGTCCAGGGACAGAAGGCTATGTCAGTCAGGATGCCTATGATTTGGTGTTTTTACCCTCGCAACTTTCTGTTTTTATGTATTGTCCTTATGCACGGTTTTCGTCGACTATTTCCTCCCTACTAA
- a CDS encoding AAA family ATPase, producing the protein MNINSLEIHGFGIWKNLHAERLSPGLTVFYGPNEAGKSTIMQFLRGMLYGFTPGRRAKYLPPVQGGRAGGELSLLHDRVNWTLRRWDEQQSGLGELSLIGADQRTYGEDALFGLLGEVDENTYNNVYALSLQELQELATLQETDAGRLLYEISAGLERVSLGDVLRELQTSRARLLNDGERPAQLTELLSQRDRLRSEMDQLAGEWRNRRRLQDERTELEKNISAAQQEQKILQDELRVAETAYSLRDLWSARAKLNEQLLNLGAIENIPSDAVERMDQARATLRRAAQRRQKLQKRQAQLRQRYAGYALNQNLWKQAPRILALAEHEPWLAALDQQARDAKQQSAQLEKKLSALKHQLNVANELTPVAQETQVRKLSGVLAVAKSLRQSALRLKDVRQSVLNTSGTRDDTQLEIDELLAARGESSLTAALEKTGQLAALYRRRLHLDERLAQMERNRADLEFDLREYDELQMIPTWASVGLGAVFAFGALMIMGGLFLTASYTGDRNFLMILIGAAATLVSMLFKSQLEHASARKADACQKQLGLVRRQIEQATAEIAELDGQIPEGTGPLAARLESAEYELARLEELVPLESRRVSSHQESINIRERLKQARLGYHKARKRWVAALVAAKLPETWSPRQVRELARQYQDLGHIHKQWEHTQADQDRRLREATALQTRVEQLFVETGLVPEQQSLLDNIRQLRRELNAHETQSAERKNLRQQLLKNRSRLKSLARVIHKNELQRDQLLRAVHATDERDFRERVEKYLQLADLTKRRDNYAREIHAAIQGFCGEDDLLRWFKSGSRDSLEVRLPELRQRLDTLQERLRQLFERRGALAQQLKSLAEDRRHASKQLELNIVEEKIREGVARWRALTVTQTVLDNLKAEYERERQPETLREASRYLRRLTLGQYERVWTPIGEQRLCVDDQAGQTIPVENLSRGTREQLFLALRLALTAGFSKQGRNLPLVLDDVLVNFDDVRAPAAAEVLRDFAAEGHQILLFTCHEHIGRIFKLLDVDVRRLPTHEQPDIWPEFVLADPETKIVEVIREVPKIIEVPRAEPVAVEVENRDSQPEPEVPAEPYPPAQPEPRRRRRRARGEELAPDARFVEPVDLPIVPLPIVELPIVAQPPAPPVETIRAAIDLPRHFPQPKPQKAYIPEPVVIYREAVRPAPALPARELPATPERTQVLQVFEQVFVPRVKLPVSAANVPQPPVYSVNYAERQPRPPRVELAGAASAPLPRPAVRQPQVAAVESQLRVDPPQSPRATWVAKRVNWNAEEFEGELDDQVRRERALRQALERTDVTAREAQPATMNSNADTLPGWQLVSNGTMEKIAVERVS; encoded by the coding sequence ATGAATATCAACTCCCTGGAAATTCATGGATTCGGCATTTGGAAAAACTTGCACGCCGAGCGGTTATCCCCCGGCTTGACGGTGTTTTATGGCCCGAATGAAGCGGGCAAAAGCACGATCATGCAGTTTTTGCGCGGAATGTTGTATGGCTTTACGCCTGGTCGGCGGGCCAAGTATCTGCCTCCCGTCCAGGGGGGTCGCGCCGGTGGTGAATTGTCGCTCTTGCATGACCGTGTCAACTGGACATTGCGCCGTTGGGACGAACAGCAGTCTGGTCTGGGAGAGCTCTCCCTGATCGGCGCCGACCAGCGCACTTACGGCGAGGATGCGCTCTTTGGCCTGTTGGGCGAAGTCGACGAAAACACCTACAACAATGTTTACGCGCTGAGCTTGCAGGAATTGCAGGAACTGGCCACGCTGCAAGAAACCGACGCCGGGCGGCTCTTGTATGAAATTTCCGCCGGGCTAGAACGGGTGTCGCTGGGGGATGTGCTGCGCGAATTGCAAACATCCCGCGCGCGGCTGCTCAATGACGGCGAGCGTCCCGCGCAACTCACCGAGTTGCTTAGTCAGCGGGACCGCTTGCGGAGCGAAATGGACCAACTGGCGGGGGAATGGCGCAATCGCCGCCGTTTACAGGATGAGCGGACCGAGTTGGAAAAAAACATCAGCGCCGCCCAGCAGGAGCAAAAGATTCTGCAGGACGAATTGCGCGTGGCGGAAACGGCGTATTCGCTGCGGGACCTGTGGTCGGCCCGGGCCAAGCTGAACGAGCAATTATTGAATCTGGGGGCGATCGAAAACATTCCCAGCGACGCGGTCGAGCGCATGGATCAGGCCCGCGCGACATTGCGGCGGGCGGCCCAACGGCGTCAAAAGCTGCAAAAACGCCAGGCGCAGCTGCGCCAGCGGTACGCCGGTTATGCGCTGAACCAAAATTTGTGGAAGCAAGCTCCGCGAATCCTGGCCCTGGCCGAGCACGAGCCTTGGCTGGCAGCCTTGGATCAACAGGCCCGGGACGCCAAACAGCAGTCGGCCCAATTAGAGAAAAAACTCTCCGCCTTAAAACACCAGCTCAATGTGGCGAATGAGCTGACCCCCGTCGCGCAAGAAACCCAGGTCCGCAAGTTGTCGGGCGTGCTGGCCGTGGCCAAGTCTTTGCGTCAGTCGGCGCTGCGGCTGAAGGATGTGCGGCAGTCGGTCCTCAATACCAGCGGCACGCGCGATGACACCCAACTGGAGATTGACGAACTGCTGGCCGCCCGCGGCGAAAGCAGCCTCACCGCCGCCCTGGAAAAAACCGGCCAACTGGCCGCGCTCTACCGTCGCCGGCTGCACCTGGATGAACGCCTGGCCCAAATGGAACGCAACCGGGCCGACCTGGAATTTGACCTGCGCGAATACGACGAACTGCAGATGATTCCCACTTGGGCCAGCGTGGGCCTGGGGGCGGTCTTTGCCTTTGGGGCGCTGATGATCATGGGGGGGTTGTTTTTAACCGCCAGTTACACCGGTGACCGCAACTTTTTAATGATATTGATTGGGGCCGCGGCCACGTTGGTCTCGATGCTGTTCAAATCGCAGCTTGAGCATGCCTCCGCCCGCAAGGCCGACGCCTGTCAAAAACAACTTGGCCTGGTGCGGAGGCAAATCGAACAGGCCACAGCCGAGATCGCCGAACTGGACGGGCAAATCCCCGAGGGGACCGGCCCTCTGGCGGCGCGATTGGAATCCGCCGAATATGAACTGGCCCGCCTGGAGGAACTGGTGCCGCTGGAATCGCGCCGGGTCAGTTCCCATCAAGAGTCCATCAACATCCGCGAACGGCTCAAACAAGCCCGCTTGGGCTACCATAAAGCCCGCAAACGCTGGGTGGCGGCGCTGGTGGCGGCTAAACTGCCCGAAACGTGGTCCCCCCGCCAAGTGCGCGAACTGGCCCGCCAATACCAGGACTTGGGCCACATCCACAAGCAATGGGAACACACCCAAGCGGACCAGGATCGCCGCCTGCGCGAAGCGACCGCGCTGCAGACGCGGGTGGAACAACTGTTCGTGGAGACGGGGCTAGTCCCCGAGCAACAGTCCTTGCTGGACAACATCCGCCAATTGCGGCGCGAGCTTAACGCGCACGAAACCCAATCCGCTGAGCGGAAAAATTTGCGGCAGCAGCTATTAAAAAACCGTTCTCGGTTAAAGAGTCTGGCCCGGGTGATTCATAAAAATGAACTGCAACGGGATCAGCTTTTACGGGCGGTGCACGCCACGGATGAGCGGGATTTTCGCGAGCGGGTGGAAAAATACCTGCAACTGGCCGATTTGACCAAGCGCCGGGACAATTACGCGCGGGAAATCCACGCCGCGATCCAGGGTTTTTGTGGCGAGGACGACTTGCTGCGGTGGTTCAAGTCCGGCTCGCGCGATTCGCTGGAAGTCCGACTGCCGGAACTGCGGCAACGGTTGGATACCCTGCAGGAACGCTTGCGGCAATTATTTGAACGCCGCGGCGCGCTGGCCCAACAGTTAAAATCATTGGCCGAGGACCGCCGCCACGCCAGCAAGCAACTGGAACTGAACATTGTCGAGGAAAAAATACGCGAGGGGGTCGCCCGCTGGCGGGCCTTGACCGTGACGCAAACGGTGCTGGATAACCTCAAGGCCGAATACGAACGCGAACGCCAGCCGGAAACCCTGCGCGAAGCCTCGCGCTATTTGCGGCGGCTGACGCTGGGCCAGTATGAACGCGTCTGGACGCCAATCGGCGAGCAACGGCTGTGCGTGGATGACCAGGCGGGGCAAACCATTCCGGTCGAAAACCTGAGCCGCGGCACGCGGGAGCAACTCTTTTTAGCGCTGCGGTTGGCGTTGACGGCGGGCTTTTCCAAGCAAGGCCGCAACCTGCCGCTGGTCCTGGATGACGTGCTGGTGAACTTTGACGATGTGCGGGCACCCGCCGCCGCCGAAGTTTTACGTGATTTTGCCGCGGAAGGTCACCAGATTTTGCTCTTTACCTGCCACGAGCATATTGGCCGGATATTTAAGTTACTGGATGTTGATGTCCGCCGCCTCCCCACGCACGAGCAGCCGGATATTTGGCCGGAATTTGTCCTGGCCGACCCGGAGACCAAAATTGTAGAGGTCATTCGCGAGGTCCCGAAAATTATCGAAGTTCCCCGTGCCGAACCGGTTGCCGTGGAAGTGGAAAACAGGGATTCGCAGCCCGAGCCCGAAGTTCCCGCCGAACCGTATCCCCCCGCCCAGCCAGAGCCGCGTCGCCGCCGCCGCCGCGCGCGGGGGGAAGAGCTTGCACCCGATGCACGATTCGTCGAGCCGGTGGATTTGCCCATCGTCCCGTTACCGATTGTCGAATTGCCGATCGTGGCCCAGCCCCCCGCGCCGCCGGTGGAGACAATACGCGCCGCCATCGATTTACCGCGCCATTTTCCCCAGCCTAAGCCGCAAAAGGCGTACATCCCCGAACCGGTGGTGATTTACCGGGAGGCGGTTCGCCCCGCTCCCGCGCTGCCGGCGCGGGAACTTCCCGCCACGCCCGAACGAACCCAGGTGCTGCAGGTATTTGAACAGGTCTTTGTGCCGCGGGTGAAACTGCCCGTGTCGGCGGCTAACGTTCCCCAGCCGCCAGTGTATTCCGTGAATTATGCCGAGCGACAACCGCGTCCTCCCCGGGTGGAGCTGGCGGGCGCGGCCTCCGCTCCCCTGCCCCGCCCCGCGGTCCGTCAGCCGCAAGTGGCCGCTGTGGAATCCCAATTACGCGTCGATCCCCCGCAAAGCCCCCGCGCGACCTGGGTGGCCAAGCGGGTGAACTGGAACGCGGAAGAATTTGAAGGGGAATTGGACGATCAAGTGCGCCGCGAACGGGCCTTGCGCCAAGCCCTGGAACGGACTGACGTTACCGCCCGGGAAGCCCAGCCCGCCACGATGAATAGCAATGCCGACACGCTGCCAGGTTGGCAACTGGTCAGTAACGGCACAATGGAAAAAATCGCCGTGGAACGCGTTTCTTAG